The Phosphitispora fastidiosa DNA segment TCTTTATAATGGCGTTACAGGAGCGGCAAATAACCTTATGGTAAAAGACCCTAATGTCAACAATATGAGCGCTCAGACCTACATAGACCAAGTGCGGACTGGATCCCGGAATGCATCTGAAAGGCTCTTGGCAGGAGGGTTCAAGCTCAACTCCCAATACAACCTTCAAAAGATTGACCCGATTGTAAAATCAATCGTGAAGCTTTCGGGTGAATAATCTTAGCTGTATTATTTACCACATATAAAAACCCCCTGGTATATGAATACTAATTACAGAAAAATATTAGGGGGGAAATTTGATGGACCATTTAGATTATGACCATGTGAGCCATAGCAGTTCCGATGGCATGCATGACGTTAGCGGTGTCAATGTTTATCCCACTCCCATCACCCTTGGAGAGCACGTTAATATTATATATGATGGCCTCCTGTCAAGATCCGGAGCACAGGATGTTTATCTACATGCCGGTTTTGGGTTTCACGATCAGTGGCATGGGATAAAAGACCTGAAAATGCTACGCACCGGGCGCGGCTGGGAACAAACCCTGCATGCCGATGATGCTACCAGATTAAACTTCTGTTTTAAGGATGGGGCGGAGCACTGGGATAATAACTGGGGTCATAACTGGAGTTTTGAGATTCATGACGGGAAGCAGTATTAGGGCTGTAATTTTTGGAGCTATTTAACGGCAATGTAAATAGGGGCAGATGTGTTCTTACGGCGGGCCCCCAATCCGTTACCGAAACCCCGGGCTTTTAAAAAGGCCGGGGTTTCGACGGATTGGGGGGGCCCCCGACATCTCAACCGGTTACCCAAACCCACTAAAGCGGGTTTGGACCGGTTGACGACAGACACCGCCTTTCAGAACACATCTGCCCCTATCTTAATAAGCTGCTAAACAGCTCCAAAAAACAGCCCTGGCATACTGCCAGATATAGAGAAGCGGGTATTTCGCCGAAGCCTGTTTTTAAGGTGGTTAGGTGATGAAAATCATAACCGGCAGGTAATCTCCCAAGTTACTCGGGAAATTACCTGCCTTAATTTTACTAATTTGGTGGCGTATTGTACGAGAATTTCTGCGGTAGTGCGAAAAATCTATACTATACGTCACCATAGAGAATAAAGGATTTACTCCTAAGGTAAAATAAGCTGGAGAGGAAATAAGGAGGAGTTCAAAGATGAAGGTACTGATGTTATCCTGGGAGTACCCTCCCAAAAACGTTGGGGGATTGGCCCAGCATGTGTATCACCTGTCCAAGGCTCTTGCCAGGCATGGGGCGGAGGTTCATGTTATTACAATCGGCGCGGATGATGCTGTGCCCTATGAGGAAAATGAAGGTGTCCGGGTACACCGGATTTATCCTTACAGCATCTCAGCCCCAGATTTCAGGACATGGATACTGCACCTTAATTTTTCGATGCTTGAATATGCAGTAACTCTGCTTAACACCATCAAGGGTGTTGATATCATTCATGCCCATGACTGGCTGGCTGCATTTGCGGGGCGGGCGCTGAAGCATTCATTCCGAGTGCCCCTGGTGGCTACAATTCATGCAACGGAATTTGGGCGCAACAATGGACTGCACAATGAGAACCAGAGGTATATCAGTGATGTCGAGTGGTATCTCACTTTTGAAGCCTGGAAAGTAATAGTCTGCAGTACTTATATGCATAGGGAACTGAAGGGTTTTTTCCAGCTTCCTGAGGACAAGCTGAGGATCATACCAAATGGTGTTACTATTGAGGATTTTGAGACTGGTTCTGATTACCGTCACAAGGGCACAGAAAAATATATTTTCTTTATTGGCAGACTGGTTCGGGAAAAAGGGGTACAGGTGCTAATTGAGGCTGCACCCAAGATACTGTCATACTTTCCTGAGGCCAGATTTGTCGTGGCCGGTACCGGCCCCTATGAAGAGCACCTGCGCAGTATGGTGCGGGAAAAGCGGCTCGGACACCGCTTTTATTTTGCCGGTTATGTGGATGATGCTACCAGAAACCGCTGGTTTGCTCAGAGCAGTGCCGCTGTATTTCCCAGCCTGTATGAGCCCTTCGGTATAGTTGCTCTGGAAGGGATGGCAGCGAAGACACCGGTGGTAGTCTCTGACACCGGAGGGCTGAGTGAAATAGTGGAACACGGTCGGGATGGGATGAAATGTTATGTGGGTTCCGCCAATTCACTGGCAGATAACATCATGGCAGTACTTGGGGATGCGGCGCTGGCAAACCGTCTGCGTAAAAACGGTTACGAAAAGGCCAGAAATAAATATAGTTGGTTTTCGGTTGCCGGCCAGACCCTGGAAGTTTATGAAGCAGTAATCACTCAGTCCAAAAGGGCGGATTGGCATACTGATACCTGGAGGGCAGCAGATCCTCTCTCGGCTCTTTATGAAAAAGTAAAAAGCCTTGGCAGGGCAAATGTTCCCGGGCAGAGAGTCCACTGAAAGGAGAAGATACCTTGGTACAGTCAATTATTATGGCCGGTGGAGAAGGTTCACGCCTTCGGCCGCTGACCTGTAACCGGCCCAAGCCGATGGTGCCGATGCTTAACAGGCCGGTAATGGAATATACGGTGGAGCTTCTGAAACGGCATGGAATTAATGAAATTGGTGTCACTCTTCAGTATATGCCGCAGGAAATACAGAACTATTTTGGTGACGGGTCCGGTTTTGGAGTCAGCATGGAATATTTTATCGAAAACACCCCTTTGGGCACCGCAGGCAGTGTCAAAAACGCTAAGGGGTTCCTGAGGGATACCTTTATTGTTGTCAGTGGAGATGCTCTGACTGATTTTGATCTGACAGAGGCCATCCGATTCCACCGCGAAAAGGGGGCTCTGGCTACAATTGTACTTACCCCTGTGGAGATTCCCCTTGAATATGGCGTTGTGATTACGGAGAATTCGGGAGCCATCAGGCAGTTCCTGGAGAAACCGGGTTGGGGAGAGGTTTTCAGTGATACTGTAAATACCGGGATATACATTTTGGAGCCGGAAGTTTTAAAATATATTCCGGAAGATACCAAATTTGATTTCAGTAAAGACCTTTTCCCCTTCCTGCTAAGGGAGAATATGCCTCTCTTTGGGGTAAATCTGAGAGGATACTGGTGTGATATCGGTAGCCTGAAACAGTATCAGGAAGCCCATTTTGCAGCTATGGAAGGCAAGGTTAATCTTGAGGTCAGGACGGCTTCCGCGGGTAACGGTATATATACCGGTGAAAACTGTCGGATCGACCCGGCTGCCATTATAAAGGCTCCGGTTATTATTGGCGCTGACTGTCATATTGGTCCGGGAGCGGTAGTTGGTCCACATGTGGTAGTAGGCAACGGCTGCAGGGTGGATAATAATGCTTCGATAAAACGGGCAGTGGTCTGGAACGGTTCACATGTTGGCAAACAGGCCGAAATAAGGGGCGCTGTCATCTGTGGCCGGGTCACAATAAAGGATGGGGCAGCGGTATTTGAGGGTGCAGTTATTGGTGAAGAGAGTATCATCGAAGAAAATGCGCGGGTTAAACCCAACACCAATATCTGGCCACACAAGCTGGTGGAAAAGGGTACGGTTGTTGATACCCATCTAGTGTGGGGGACAAAGGCCTGCCGTAATCTCTTCGGAACTGACGGTGTCTCCGGAAAAGTGAATACTAACCTTACCGCAGAGTGTGCCGCCAAACTGGGGGCTGTTTACGGCACTATTGCCGGTTCCGGGGCTACTGTATTGGTAAGCAGTGATTACCACCGGAGCACCAAAATGATTAAGAGCGCTATTATCGCGGGTCTGATGTCAGTTGGGGTAATGGTGACAGATGGCGGAACTCTGGTAACTCCGGTACACAGGCATGCTGTTCGGGCTGTTGCAGCCAAAGGGGGGATTCACGTAAAATCATCGGCTGCCGACCCGGAGACAATAAACATCAATTTCTTTACCGCAAACGGGGCCATGATTTCCAGAGATATGGAACGAAAAATTGAGAACCAGTTTGAAAGGGACGATTTCCAACGCAAAACCAAACACCAGGTGGGTGTTGCAACATATATGCCCGGACTCACCGAATCATATATCCGCAGTTTGTTGGATATGGTTTGCAGGGATGATATCAGGAAAGAACAGTACCGGATAGCTGCTATCCTGCCAGGAGACAGCCTGCAGTCTATTGCTCCCTGTGTTTTTGGGGAATTGGGCTGTGAATTAGTCAATTTTGCACCGGGGACAGGCCACATCATGGAGAACAGCCCTGAAATAGCTGGTGGCAGACCTGATGGGTATGCTGAGTTTGAGCAGATGATGACTGTTGCTGAGAAAATTGCGCCTGAACTGGCAGGGACAGGTGCGGATATGGGGGTTGTATTTGACAGTAATGCCGAACATGTCATTTTAATAGATGGGTCCGGACGGATTCTGGATGAACCGCTCTTTACAGCACTGATGTCAGCAGTTATCCTGGATTCATCCCGGGATCCGGTGGTAGCAGTTCCGGTAACAGGGAGCCGGGTGGTGGAATCCCTGGCAGAAATCAGAAATGGCAAAGTTATCAGGACGAAAACCTCACCTGTGGTATTTATGCACGAAACCATGAAGCCTGAGCTCATCGCAGCCCAGGGGCAGTTTAACCAGTCTGTAGTTACCTTTGATGCCATCTCAACAGTTGTCCGGATTATGGATTACATGGCTGCCAGGGACACTGATCTTGTTGACATAATTGCGGCACTGCCTGAGATAAATATGATTAAAAAGGAGACGGACTGCCCGTGGACTGCCAAAGGCAGGGTAATGAGAAAACTGATTGAGGAAAGCAGTGGTCAGGAAGTGGAACTGCTGGATGGAGTAAAGGTTTACCATGACAACGGGTGGGCGCTGGTACTTCCCGATGCCGAAGAACCCAGGTATCACGTTTATTCCGAGGGATACTCTTACGAATTTGCCGAAAGCCTGGCTGACTTTTATATTGACAGGATTAATCAGTTGAAAAACAGTTAAAATGTAACATGGAAATGGGCAGATGAGTTCTTCCGGCGGGCAACGCCTCCGCCTTCCATAACACATCTACCCATTTCTTAATAACATTTTTAAGTCTCAAAAACAATGCAAGACTTTATCAACAGTCTGACGCCGTTTATCAGCCCCTTTACACTACTTCTTCTCCAATTCATATGCGGTATTATTCAGGACGTACAGGTCAACTGAATCGTTTTGTGAGAAGTTATCCAGGCTCAGAGAAGCGCTGCCTGAATGGATATATGCATCTGGGCTAAGGTTGTAGGTAGACCAGGTAACGGTATTTTCCGTTACATAAATTTTGGTGCCTGCGTCATTGCGGGACTGGAATTTGCCGCTGCATTTATTCAGTACGGTAAACGTTTTCCCACCATCAATGTTTTCTTTAACCTCGACCCGGTCTCCTGTAGTGAGAGCGGTTACCAGGCTGAATTCCCGATCGTCTTTGACAATTTCACTGTCACTGTCAAAGACAAAGGTTTCTGTTTTCCCTGCAAAGGTACTTAGAGTAACGGATTTTGTGTATGTATTTATTGTAGTAATTTTTCCGAAGGTAACCGGGACAGATTCAACCTTAACCAGCCTGCTGCCCATAAATTCAGCCTTTACCAAATCCCCCTGGCTGAAGTCTTCGGCATCAGGGGAGTTTATTCCCGGGACAGTTAGGGTGACCTGGCTTTCCAAATAAAGATATGAAGAATCACCGTCATCATCTTCTACCTTAAGTTTGTCTGGGTCCTCATAAACCCTGATCACCCGATAATTGAGGGTGGTTTTCACATTGATATCTGCAACCACCTTGCTTTCACTGCTTTCAAACCTTAATTCAACATAATCCCCTTTATCCAGATCATCGAGATCAGGGCTGCTGACGCCCTTAATATTAACATCAATGTCATCTGAGAGGACATATGTCTTGGTTCCGGAACTAATGGTGTTTACAGTAAGCAGGTCACGGTCGGCATCAATAGTGACAACAGTGCCTTCCACAGTATTTTTGGTTTCCAGATAGATTATCTCATCATTGAGAAGCTGTACTTCTACTTTGAGGTTTCGCTCTACATCAGCTATGTCTGAGGTGGTATCATTATCAATATAAAACTCGGCTCTGGAATAAACTTCGTAGATTTCCACATCCCCGTCTTCGGTTTCCAGAGTAATAATCCTATTTGCCGTGTCAACTGCCAGCACTGTTCCTTTGACCGTATCCCTGACATTTCTATTTTGGACGGATATTTTGGTGACTTTTCCGTTCTGGATAGTTAGAGTCACCTGGTCATTAACCAGTACATTAGAGAATAGAGGGTAGTCAAGTCCGGAAATAATGACCTCGGCATCTTCTGCCGCCTCAAATGCCTGCAGTAATCCGTCTGCATTGGAAATGGTAATAATCCGTTTTTCTTCTGACAGCAGAAGTACTTTTCCGGAAACTGTCATCTCCTGCTTGGCTTTCAGCAATTCAATTTCAGTAATAAGATTACCTGTGAAGGCGATTTTCACTTCATCCCCCGGTTCCAGGTCAGTTACTGCCGGAAACCTTATCTGGGGTATTGTAACTATAGTTCCTTCAGAGTACTGGTAGGTATTCAGGATGCCCTGTGAATTTTTAATGATAATCAGCCCGGTTTCAGGATTAACTGAGAAAACAATACCGCTATTGGCTGCGCTCTGACCTGAATTGAGAAGCAATACAGATATTACCGCACCGGAAATATTACAGTTCAAGGTTACATTGTCACCTGTCTTAATATCTGAGAGCCCGCTTAAGGACCCTGTTTGTGCTGTAAAGGACACATAGTCAGCAAGTGTTTTGGTATGTATTTTCAAGGCAGTATCCTGAATTACAATAACGTTTTCGGCGGGCAGGACCTGGAGTACAGAACCGCTTAAGCTGTCCACAACCGCATCTGCTGCCAGTATTTCCACCAGCCTGACAGTCTCACCGTCAACAATGACTTTTACCGGGTCGTTTTCCGAAATACCGTCCCAGTCGGTATAACTGCCGTCATCTTTGAAGACCCAGGTATCGGAGCTAATATTAAAGTCTTCTATAGTGCCGTTTATGGAAAGAGACAGAGTCAGTCCGGATTGTCCGGCAACCCTTGCAGATAAAAATGATTCACTGAGGTCAAGGTACTGCTCGCTTTCGCCCAGCAGTTTGACCATTTCTGCCCTGGTGACATATCGATAAGGCTTAAAGGTGTTGTCCGGATACCCGTTAACCAGTTTATACCTGATGGCTGCACTTATGTAACCCCGGGCCCATTCAGGAATGGCTGCGGCATCACTGACAGCCGGCATTTCCCCAGACATCTGGGAAGCCT contains these protein-coding regions:
- a CDS encoding carbohydrate-binding protein; the protein is MDHLDYDHVSHSSSDGMHDVSGVNVYPTPITLGEHVNIIYDGLLSRSGAQDVYLHAGFGFHDQWHGIKDLKMLRTGRGWEQTLHADDATRLNFCFKDGAEHWDNNWGHNWSFEIHDGKQY
- a CDS encoding glycosyltransferase family 4 protein, coding for MKVLMLSWEYPPKNVGGLAQHVYHLSKALARHGAEVHVITIGADDAVPYEENEGVRVHRIYPYSISAPDFRTWILHLNFSMLEYAVTLLNTIKGVDIIHAHDWLAAFAGRALKHSFRVPLVATIHATEFGRNNGLHNENQRYISDVEWYLTFEAWKVIVCSTYMHRELKGFFQLPEDKLRIIPNGVTIEDFETGSDYRHKGTEKYIFFIGRLVREKGVQVLIEAAPKILSYFPEARFVVAGTGPYEEHLRSMVREKRLGHRFYFAGYVDDATRNRWFAQSSAAVFPSLYEPFGIVALEGMAAKTPVVVSDTGGLSEIVEHGRDGMKCYVGSANSLADNIMAVLGDAALANRLRKNGYEKARNKYSWFSVAGQTLEVYEAVITQSKRADWHTDTWRAADPLSALYEKVKSLGRANVPGQRVH
- a CDS encoding sugar phosphate nucleotidyltransferase, which encodes MVQSIIMAGGEGSRLRPLTCNRPKPMVPMLNRPVMEYTVELLKRHGINEIGVTLQYMPQEIQNYFGDGSGFGVSMEYFIENTPLGTAGSVKNAKGFLRDTFIVVSGDALTDFDLTEAIRFHREKGALATIVLTPVEIPLEYGVVITENSGAIRQFLEKPGWGEVFSDTVNTGIYILEPEVLKYIPEDTKFDFSKDLFPFLLRENMPLFGVNLRGYWCDIGSLKQYQEAHFAAMEGKVNLEVRTASAGNGIYTGENCRIDPAAIIKAPVIIGADCHIGPGAVVGPHVVVGNGCRVDNNASIKRAVVWNGSHVGKQAEIRGAVICGRVTIKDGAAVFEGAVIGEESIIEENARVKPNTNIWPHKLVEKGTVVDTHLVWGTKACRNLFGTDGVSGKVNTNLTAECAAKLGAVYGTIAGSGATVLVSSDYHRSTKMIKSAIIAGLMSVGVMVTDGGTLVTPVHRHAVRAVAAKGGIHVKSSAADPETININFFTANGAMISRDMERKIENQFERDDFQRKTKHQVGVATYMPGLTESYIRSLLDMVCRDDIRKEQYRIAAILPGDSLQSIAPCVFGELGCELVNFAPGTGHIMENSPEIAGGRPDGYAEFEQMMTVAEKIAPELAGTGADMGVVFDSNAEHVILIDGSGRILDEPLFTALMSAVILDSSRDPVVAVPVTGSRVVESLAEIRNGKVIRTKTSPVVFMHETMKPELIAAQGQFNQSVVTFDAISTVVRIMDYMAARDTDLVDIIAALPEINMIKKETDCPWTAKGRVMRKLIEESSGQEVELLDGVKVYHDNGWALVLPDAEEPRYHVYSEGYSYEFAESLADFYIDRINQLKNS
- a CDS encoding S-layer homology domain-containing protein, translated to MSRLPCKKNRLFIITLGLLFLLISIVPAFANPASRATPFKDVDTTHWGLKNIIKMNVRGVVTGYTDGTFQPNKPITQVEAILMTIRNMAITDHLATINTDQDLPVEVPQWVSDYYKAEMLFAVQEGLIIPSENNFNSAAGATRSWVTQLIVRSIGKDSEASQMSGEMPAVSDAAAIPEWARGYISAAIRYKLVNGYPDNTFKPYRYVTRAEMVKLLGESEQYLDLSESFLSARVAGQSGLTLSLSINGTIEDFNISSDTWVFKDDGSYTDWDGISENDPVKVIVDGETVRLVEILAADAVVDSLSGSVLQVLPAENVIVIQDTALKIHTKTLADYVSFTAQTGSLSGLSDIKTGDNVTLNCNISGAVISVLLLNSGQSAANSGIVFSVNPETGLIIIKNSQGILNTYQYSEGTIVTIPQIRFPAVTDLEPGDEVKIAFTGNLITEIELLKAKQEMTVSGKVLLLSEEKRIITISNADGLLQAFEAAEDAEVIISGLDYPLFSNVLVNDQVTLTIQNGKVTKISVQNRNVRDTVKGTVLAVDTANRIITLETEDGDVEIYEVYSRAEFYIDNDTTSDIADVERNLKVEVQLLNDEIIYLETKNTVEGTVVTIDADRDLLTVNTISSGTKTYVLSDDIDVNIKGVSSPDLDDLDKGDYVELRFESSESKVVADINVKTTLNYRVIRVYEDPDKLKVEDDDGDSSYLYLESQVTLTVPGINSPDAEDFSQGDLVKAEFMGSRLVKVESVPVTFGKITTINTYTKSVTLSTFAGKTETFVFDSDSEIVKDDREFSLVTALTTGDRVEVKENIDGGKTFTVLNKCSGKFQSRNDAGTKIYVTENTVTWSTYNLSPDAYIHSGSASLSLDNFSQNDSVDLYVLNNTAYELEKK